The following proteins are encoded in a genomic region of Primulina huaijiensis isolate GDHJ02 chromosome 3, ASM1229523v2, whole genome shotgun sequence:
- the LOC140972242 gene encoding expansin-A16 gives MGAIIYFHATLSLCYLLVLSASQDEEWRSATATSDGSTLTEGACGFGDLDRQYYGMYSAGISSILFSRGSTCGACFEVRCVDHILWCLQGSPSIVLTATDFCPPNYGLPADFGGWCNFPRAHFHISRPAFSRIAHQTADIVPIQYRRVKCERKGGIRYTLSGGAYFLQILITNVGSDGEVVAVKVKGSRTGWVPMGRNWGQNWQCNIELAGQPLSFELTTITRMTLTSYNVAPQNWKYGQTFQGKQF, from the exons ATGGGTGCCATTATCTATTTTCATGCTACTCTCAGCTTATGCTATTTGCTTGTATTAAGTGCTTCCCAAGATGAGGAATGGAGGTCTGCCACTGCAACTTCCGATGGCTCCACTCTCACCG AGGGTGCTTGTGGTTTTGGAGACCTTGACAGACAGTATTATGGCATGTATAGTGCGGGGATCAGTAGCATATTGTTTAGCAGAGGAAGCACCTGCGGGGCATGCTTTGAGGTGCGATGCGTCGACCACATCCTATGGTGCCTGCAGGGAAGCCCCTCCATTGTCCTAACGGCAACTGATTTCTGTCCCCCTAATTATGGCCTACCTGCTGATTTTGGTGGTTGGTGCAACTTCCCAAGAGCTCATTTTCACATCTCACGCCCAGCTTTTTCTCGCATTGCACATCAAACGGCCGATATAGTTCCAATTCAATACAGAAG GGTGAAATGTGAGAGAAAGGGGGGGATTCGATATACTCTAAGTGGAGGTGCATACTTCTTGCAAATCTTAATCACCAATGTAGGATCAGATGGAGAAGTTGTCGCTGTCAAAGTGAAGGGATCAAGGACAGGATGGGTGCCTATGGGGAGAAACTGGGGACAAAACTGGCAATGCAACATTGAACTAGCAGGGCAGCCACTATCCTTTGAGCTCACCACCATTACCAGGATGACATTAACATCGTATAACGTGGCACCACAAAACTGGAAATATGGTCAGACATTCCAAGGTAAACAATTCTAG
- the LOC140973720 gene encoding probable galacturonosyltransferase 3, which yields MRCDRTSLVVLTIFLFIIQFKILHISTVRAEAWHAATLQRNRKIYDCPRCFDRRDESNITSNVRPDEKDIDIIVTYGDPTGAVQVRSVRSRDLSASWVWKKPGVKNHDQSRNSLMEEDPLQSKMSTRNAGGDFGNQHSGGEIPYLQSIPLHPVKLKRQMLRRERRQRRIADLIKQDKETEKQVQEAAIERARKLDTTVKGKYSIWRKEYENPNSESTVKLMRDQIIMSRAYATIAKAKNESVLYDSLTKHARESQLAIGEALTDAELHASALNQAKAMGHILAAAKDELYDCVSIARKLRVMLQSSETSVSTLKKKSSFLIQLAAKTVPKPLHCLPLLLTTDYYLHRYDERDFPSQGTLEDASLYHYAIFSDNVLATSVVVNSTVLHAREPEKHVFHIVTDKLNFAAMKMWFLVNAPVGAAIEIQNVDEFSWLNSSYCPVLRQLESSRMIEYYFKAHQASSLTAGSDNLKYRNPKYLSMLNHLRFYLPEVYPKLDKILFLDDDIVVQKDLTPLWSVNLLGMVNGAVETCKESFHRFDKYLNFSNPKISDNFDPNSCGWAFGMNIFDLKEWRKRDITGIYHHWQNLNEDRTLWKLGTLPPGLITFYNLTFPLDRSWHVLGLGYDPALNQTEIENAAVVHYNGNYKPWLNLAIAKYKTYWSRHVMLDNMYLKLCDLEE from the exons ATGAGATGCGATCGTACATCACTTGTCGTCCTCACAATCTTCCTATTCATCATACAG TTTAAGATTCTTCACATTTCTACGGTGAGAGCAGAAGCATGGCACGCAGCTACATT ACAAAGAAACCGTAAGATTTATGACTGCCCGCGTTGTTTTGATAGACGG GATGAAAGCAATATCACTTCCAATGTTCGTCCAGACGAAAAG GATATTGACATAATTGTAACATACGGTGACCCTACTGGTGCTGTTCAAGTTAGAAGTGTAAGATCCAGGGACTTGTCTGCTTCCTGGGTGTGGAAAAAACCTGGTGttaaaaatcatgatcaatCAAGGAATTCATTG ATGGAAGAGGACCCATTGCAATCTAAAATGAGCACAAGGAACGCCGGAGGAGATTTTGGTAATCAACACTCTGGAGGTGAAATCCCATATCTGCAATCAATTCCCTTGCACCCAGTGAAACTCAAGAGGCAG ATGTTACGAAGGGAAAGGAGGCAAAGGCGGATTGCAGACTTGATCAAACAAGACAAAGAGACCGAGAAACAGGTGCAAGAGGCTGCAATTGAACGAGCTAGGAAGCTCGATACCACTGTCAAGGGTAAATACAGTATATGGaggaaagaatatgaaaatcCGAACTCTGAATCCACAGTGAAACTTATGCGAGATCAGATTATAATGTCCAGAGCTTATGCAACAATAGCTAAAGCTAAGAATGAAAGTGTGCTTTATGATTCTCTCACAAAGCATGCTAGAGAAAGTCAATTGGCTATTGGAGAAGCTTTGACCGATGCTGAACTTCATGCTAG TGCATTGAATCAAGCAAAAGCCATGGGTCACATTCTTGCTGCAGCAAAGGACGAATTATATGATTGTGTGTCTATAGCAAGAAAGTTGAGAGTCATGCTTCAGTCAAGCGAGACAAGTGTCAGTACACTTAAGAAAAAGAGCTCATTCTTGATACAACTGGCTGCAAAAACTGTTCCCAAACCATTGcattgtctccctttacttctGACTACAGATTATTACCTACACAGGTACGATGAAAGGGATTTCCCTAGCCAAGGGACGCTTGAAGATGCTTCGCTGTACCATTATGCCATTTTTTCTGATAATGTACTAGCAACATCTGTTGTTGTAAACTCAACAGTGCTGCATGCTAGAGAGCCTGAAAAACATGTCTTTCATATAGTGACAGACAAGCTCAATTTTGCAGCTATGAAAATGTGGTTTCTAGTTAATGCTCCTGTTGGTGCTGCAATTGAAATACAGAATGTAGATGAATTTTCTTGGCTCAATTCTTCATACTGCCCTGTCCTACGTCAGCTTGAATCTTCACGAATGATAGAATATTATTTCAAGGCACATCAGGCATCATCCCTCACAGCCGGTTCCGACAATCTCAAATACAGGAATCCAAAATACTTGTCCATGCTTAATCATCTTAGATTTTACCTTCCTGAAGTTTATCCAAAGCTCGACAAGATATTGTTTCTGGATGATGACATTGTAGTTCAGAAGGATTTGACACCTTTATGGTCAGTAAATCTGCTAGGGATGGTGAATGGTGCAGTTGAAACCTGCAAGGAGAGCTTCCATAGGTTTGACAAGTATCTCAACTTCTCAAACCCAAAGATATCTGAtaattttgatccaaattctTGTGGCTGGGCATTTGGGATGAATATCTTTGATTTGAAAGAATGGAGGAAGCGTGACATTACTGGAATATATCATCATTGGCAAAACTTG AATGAAGACAGGACTCTTTGGAAACTTGGCACTTTGCCTCCGGGCCTGATTACTTTCTATAACCTGACATTTCCTTTGGATCGAAGCTGGCATGTACTGGGTCTGGGATATGATCCTGCTCTTAACCAAACAGAGATAGAGAATGCTGCTGTTGTTCATTACAATGGAAACTATAAGCCGTGGTTGAATCTTGCCATCGCTAAGTATAAAACATATTGGTCCAGACATGTCATGCTTGATAATATGTACCTAAAACTTTGTGACCTCGAGGAGTAA